Sequence from the Bacillota bacterium genome:
CAACCCGCTTCCCGGCCAGCCTGGGCGGCGCCTCGGTCCCCCGGAAGAACCACCAGAAGAGGGCCATCCCGATGATGTAGCAGACCGTGGTGAAGGTGAAGGCCAGGTGGAACCCGCTGACGACCTGCAGATAGCCGCTGATGACCGGGCCGATGCCGCCGCGCCCCATACTTCCGAGGACCGCACTGAGGCTGGTCAGGGTGGCCCGCTGGTGCTCGGCCACCTGCTCGAGGACGAAGGTCTGTTGGATGGGGCCGCCCATGTTCATCAGGGCGCCGCGGAGGTAGTACGAGGCGACCACCGCCGGCAGGTTGCCGGAGTAGGCCAGGAGCAGCAGGAAAGGGATCGAGGCGAGCTCGGTCAGGACGACCGTCCGGACCTTGCCGAGCCGCCTGGCGAGGAGCGGGGCGATGAGGGTGGCGACGGCCGTG
This genomic interval carries:
- a CDS encoding MFS transporter; translated protein: TAVATLIAPLLARRLGKVRTVVLTELASIPFLLLLAYSGNLPAVVASYYLRGALMNMGGPIQQTFVLEQVAEHQRATLTSLSAVLGSMGRGGIGPVISGYLQVVSGFHLAFTFTTVCYIIGMALFWWFFRGTEAPPRLAGKRVGQVSEG